GTTGTGAGTCCAGAAATTGCTGTAATTGATCCAAACACACTAAAGTTTGCCAAGCCAATTCCTGGTGACCGACCTCGAAATCGTGGAAGCTTTGACTGGGCACTGAATTTTGCATGGGAGTCTGTTCCTGTACAAGAGAAATTGATATATAAAGATGAGACTTACCCTGTGAAGTAAGGGCACTTAACTGTTTTCTGCATTCATTCATGCTTGAAACCTTTCACACACAGCTGTCACATAGACACTATAATTTGCAGCAAGAATCAACACAATTGcaacaaatcacatcaaattggTTGTTCTTGTGTTTCAGGACTCCAGTGTTTGCTGGAGGCCTGTTTTCCATTTATAAAGATTTTTTTGAGCATATTGGGTCCTATGATGACCAGATGGAGATTTGGGGAGGAGAGAATATTGAAATGTCCTTCAGGGTGAGTTTCGCCATCCAACTTGAGGCTTAGCTGGTACTTGTATTTGCATGTTCTTTAGATTGGGCTTGAAAGGCCCCTTTTCCAAAGTAGCATTTCTACTCTAGAACTGTGAATTCATCATAAATTGCACTTATGGTAACTGAATACGAAAAAAATGCTTACTATAAAGGGTGGTATGTATAGTCCCATACTGTTTCCACGTTGTGTGTATTGGTTGTCTGtccaggtgtggatgtgtgggggtCAACTGACAATTGTCCCCTGCTCTGTGGTGGGGCATATTTTCCGTACCTGGAGTCCCTATACCTTTCCAAAGGGCTTAGAAGTTATTGTGCGCAACCAGGTGCGGGCAGCCGAGGTGTGGATGGACGACTATAAGAATATATTCTACCGCAGGAACAAGAAGGCTGCTGATATAGCACACAATGTAGGTTGATGCTTACTGGACATGAACCCATTTTATTGGTTGAAAACCAGGAAGTAAACATtctgtacatatatacatattaacTTGTATTTAATGCTAGTCTTGCTATACATGGTCATTGTTGTTAAAAAAAAGCCCAACCCAGTATTGTGTACTAACACTTCTAAAACCAACAAtagtaagattttttttttttgtaaatatttCGACTAGCCTGAATACTTGATTTTGAtcacctcctctcttctttGCCTGGAGTATTGCAGAAGTCCTATGGTGACATTTTGCACCGTTTGGAACTGCGGAAAAGTCTGGACTGTAAAAATTTCTCCTGGTACCTAGAGAACGTTTATCCAGAAGCCTTTGTGCCAGAGCTGCTCCCAGCCCAGTTTGGTTCGGTAATATTACTCCAAGGAATTATTGTAGCACACATCACCCTCTGTGTAACCCTCATAACACATTGAGTTTCAGCTTGGTGAATCAATATGAACTTGCAGTGTAATATGGATTGTGTTCATTCTGAGTTAGTTACCTACTTAATTCTTATTTCTTATTTACTAAAGTGAAATTAATTCAACTGTGGCacactgattgtgtgtgtgtgtgtatatattataaGTTTATATTTCTTATAAACTTGTCagtttcagtgtgtttgtgtttgtagctGAAGAACCTGGGCTCAAGCACTTGCCTTGATATTGGTGAGAAGAGGCCCATAAGGAAGCCTGTGATTCTATACACGTGCCACTACATGGGTGGAAACCAGGTACGGTCATGTGACCTCTAATGGCTTTgaaaatacagttgtgatcaaatttattcaacccccactgaaataaagtgttttggccagtttgacattgattttgatcatttcagtcatcttatttacaattatatcaaagaggcacttataaattagacaaacataacataatatttatgatggaataaccacaaatgtctttactgtgctcacatcattatcagttttattcaaccccctagtgacattattttttagtacttagtacaacatccttttccagttatgacagctttcaagcgtgaagcatagcttgacacaagtgtcttgcagcgacctatgggtatcttagcccattcttcatgggcaaaagcctccagttcagtcacattcttaggcttgcgcactgcaactgccttctttaggtcccaccagaggttctcaattggatttaagtctggtgattgcgatggccactctagaatgttccagcctttcatgttcaaccatgctctagtggacttggatgtgtgcttcggatcattgtcctgttggaaggtccaacgtctcccaagccg
This sequence is a window from Brachyhypopomus gauderio isolate BG-103 chromosome 21, BGAUD_0.2, whole genome shotgun sequence. Protein-coding genes within it:
- the LOC143484841 gene encoding polypeptide N-acetylgalactosaminyltransferase 6-like isoform X3 — translated: MHVELLKVVRVVRQKQRKGLVPARLLGAREAQGQVLTFLDSHCECFDGWLEPLLVQLVKEPRAVVSPEIAVIDPNTLKFAKPIPGDRPRNRGSFDWALNFAWESVPVQEKLIYKDETYPVKTPVFAGGLFSIYKDFFEHIGSYDDQMEIWGGENIEMSFRVWMCGGQLTIVPCSVVGHIFRTWSPYTFPKGLEVIVRNQVRAAEVWMDDYKNIFYRRNKKAADIAHNKSYGDILHRLELRKSLDCKNFSWYLENVYPEAFVPELLPAQFGSLKNLGSSTCLDIGEKRPIRKPVILYTCHYMGGNQHFEYTSQQELQHNTALQLCLHATIEPEPVRIELCSTKGPGKATAPQQEWTLSLLSAEYYLLLSKVFNKCLTVEGGKAIMKNCNPADKYQHWVFR